The following are encoded together in the Glycine soja cultivar W05 chromosome 5, ASM419377v2, whole genome shotgun sequence genome:
- the LOC114411875 gene encoding uncharacterized protein LOC114411875: MEEPVKEQQPLSAGNSARPKLQRYALRSSSKSKENKPDAPDRSISSESKRGLSTPRLSRSVCGLDFSGNKDKSTSAKPPRRLSNPVKASPTPNLKLVGNITPISESRTMRSGNVQGSQSRSQTPASEISRTSSRMKFNLLSSSSYWLNQIKLSESADKHSVSLGFFKLASEARCEPFQKMKDELKSYVQRHQLAELGEVKELLQSYDIAENIEQPQVSESITQVPEEGTGSSDDEEVHCSSSSTMDTAKLKPEPLDTESTEPAPVKIESTKKETSQKNNHPGSRLRENLKNSANSRPASDSGSSRLVKKSEKPTTQQTNKEKSEVKKQGKKSDVIKAPISPTHAEDNAQGNKENMDVQTPDEMILTEVA, from the exons ATGGAAGAACCCGTGAAGGAACAGCAGCCCCTCTCTGCTG GGAACTCTGCGAGACCCAAGCTTCAGAGATACGCGCTTCGTTCCTCCTCTAAATCCAAGGAAAACAAGCCAGACGCACCTGATCGCTCCATTTCTTCTGAATCTAAACG GGGGTTAAGTACTCCCCGTCTAAGCAGAAGTGTATGTGGTCTTGATTTCTCTGGCAACAAGGACAAGTCTACTAGTGCTAAACCACCAAGAAGGCTCTCCAATCCTGTGAAAGCATCTCCCACTCCAAACCTAAAGTTGGTTGGTAACATTACCCCAATCTCAGAGAGCAGAACAATGAGGTCTGGTAATGTCCAAGGGTCTCAAAGCAGAAGCCAGACACCCGCTTCTGAAATTTCAAGAACATCAAGCCGAATGAAGTTCAATCTCTTATCTTCCTCTTCATATTGGCTAAACCAGATCAAGCTCTCTGAGTCTGCTGACAAGCACTCAGTTTCACTTGGATTCTTCAAACTTGCCTCGGAGGCAAGATGTGAG CCGTTTCAGAAGATGAAAGATGAGCTAAAGTCTTATGTGCAACGACATCAGCTTGCTGAACTTGGAGAAGTGAAAGAACTGCTTCAAAGCTATGACATTGCAGAAAATATAGAGCAGCCACAAGTGTCTGAAAGCATTACACAGGTGCCAGAGGAAGGAACTGGATCCTCCGATGATGAAGAAGTGCACTGCAGTTCTTCGTCCACCATGGACACTGCAAAACTGAAGCCTGAACCCTTGGACACTGAATCCACTGAACCTGCTCCTGTTAAAATAGAGTCAACCAAGAAGGAAACTAGCCAAAAGAATAACCACCCCGGATCCAGGTTGAGAGAAAATCTCAAGAACTCTGCAAATTCAAGACCTGCTTCTGACAGTGGGAGTTCTAGATTGGTTAAAAAATCAGAAAAGCCAACTACGCAACAAACTAATAAGGAAAAAAGCGAGGTCAAGAAACAAGGAAAGAAATCTGATGTTATAAAAG cTCCAATTAGCCCCACACATGCTGAAGATAATGCACAgggaaacaaagaaaatatg GATGTTCAGACCCCTGATGAGATGATTTTGACAGAAGTCGCGTAA
- the LOC114411878 gene encoding ubiquitin-conjugating enzyme E2 2 — translation MSTPARKRLMRDFKRLQQDPPAGISGAPQDNNIMLWNAVIFGPDDTPWDGGTFKLTLQFTEDYPNKPPTVRFVSRMFHPNIYADGSICLDILQNQWSPIYDVAAILTSIQSLLCDPNPNSPANSEAARMFSENKREYNRRVREIVEQSWTAD, via the exons ATGTCGACTCCTGCTAGGAAGAGGCTCATGAGAGATTTCAAGAGGCTGCAACAAGACCCGCCTGCAGGAATCAGCGGGGCACCTCAGGATAACAACATAATGCTGTGGAACGCTGTCATATTTGG TCCTGATGATACTCCATGGGATGGAG GCACGTTTAAGTTGACTCTCCAATTTACTGAGGATTATCCAAACAAGCCACCAACTGTACGATTTGTCTCTCGAATGTTTCATCCAAACA TTTATGCGGATGGAAGTATTTGTTTGGATATATTACAAAACCAGTGGAGTCCTATATATGATGTAGCTGCTATACTCACTTCTATCCAG TCATTGCTTTGTGATCCCAACCCAAATTCTCCTGCAAACTCAGAAGCAGCTCGAATGTTTAGTGAGAACAAGCGTGAGTACAATCGAAGAGTGAGAGAAATTGTGGAGCAAAGTTGGACAGCTGACTAA